Proteins encoded by one window of Nicotiana tabacum cultivar K326 chromosome 10, ASM71507v2, whole genome shotgun sequence:
- the LOC107804772 gene encoding putative nuclear RNA export factor SDE5 isoform X1 gives MKMEAPPTVLFTDDDRKNLEQLLDVFGRVVSLDDIAAAYCKAGRDPIIAGDILGDLQASTSITTTSASEEKIEDSLTLTSESEFEEVGDSVTLTSESASDIHAKRAGPSSSKQKKLSVSMGTVSSMIPRDYVTNRPLIPETSTRIKPLKLSVDDFFTSEIRDEKAPLGAAAMSETLPGSVEEFLFKMLGDRFSLDMSVIEDVVGQCGYDLNKSMDKLLDLSASTLGKRDDILDIGVQKSVESPDFASVASHETPSMQDPTSRSKAKNMTKNGFNLSKKEKDRYELQKEVLQTLFNVPARHDGVDDVIRHVREVEKSRRLSQFVVKPSQETVERQILIRTPQSDAKNGEENEESYEVLRKAVKEYWITMKEYYKAAAEAFQKGDQVKAHRFLEEGNFFMTKARETDEQSTQKLLENSYSKEIVTVDLHDFEPKEAVRYLKFQLTSLCGISSIQYLKIIVGITNEEAKGIRKRVILKLLERASIAWTEEDNGKATVIKADEIDPRKLTFAKKSTV, from the exons ATGAAGATGGAAGCACCTCCAACAGTTTTGTTTACTGATGATGATAGAAAGAACCTGGAGCAGTTGCTTGATGTCTTTGGACGTGTTGTCTCTCTTGATGACATTGCTGCAGCTTATTGTAAAGCAGGTCGGGATCCAATTATTGCAGGTGATATACTTGGAGATCTGCAAGCTAGCACCTCTATAACTACTACCTCTGCATCAGAAGAAAAAATAGAGGATTCTTTGACATTGACTTCTGAATCCGAATTTGAGGAAGTAGGAGATTCTGTGACATTAACTTCTGAATCTGCATCTGATATTCATGCCAAGAGAGCTGGTCCCAGTTCATCAAAGCAAAAAAAGTTATCAGTGTCTATGGGGACTGTCTCAAGCATGATCCCAAGAGACTATGTGACAAATAGGCCACTCATTCCAGAAACTTCTACGAGAATCAAGCCACTGAAATTAAGTGTGGATGATTTTTTTACCTCAGAGATAAGGGATGAGAAAGCTCCATTAGGTGCTGCCGCTATGAGTGAAACCCTGCCAGGCAGTGTTGAGGAGTTCCTCTTCAAAATGCTCGGAGATCGATTCTCTCTTGACATGAGTGTAATTGAAGATGTTGTGG GCCAGTGCGGCTATGATCTAAATAAG AGTATGGATAAGCTGCTAGATTTGTCAGCATCAACTTTGGGAAAGcgtgatgatattttagacataggtgtTCAGAAA TCCGTGGAGAGTCCAGATTTTGCATCAGTTGCATCGCATGAGACACCTTCAATGCAAGATCCAACCAGCCG TTCCAAAGCAAAGAATATGACTAAAAATGGGTTCAACTTATCTAAGAAGGAGAAGGACAGGTATGAGCTTCAGAAGGAAGTTCTACAGACATTGTTTAATGTGCCTGCAAGACATGATGGTGTGGATGACGTGATTCGTCATGTGAGGGAAGTTGAAAAGTCTAGGCGATTAAGCCAGTTTGTAGTGAAACCATCACAGGAGACTGTAGAACGCCAGATTCTTATCAGGACACCACAGAGTGATGCAAAAA ATGgtgaggagaatgaagaaagctACGAAGTTCTCCGAAAAGCTGTAAAGGAGTATTGGATTACAATGAAAGAGTACTATAAAGCA GCTGCTGAAGCATTTCAAAAAGGAGATCAGGTCAAGGCACACAGATTCCTGGAAGAG GGAAACTTTTTCATGACAAAGGCCCGAGAGACTGATGAACAATCCACTCAAAAGCTTCTTGAAAACAG TTACAGCAAAGAAATTGTGACTGTCGATCTTCACGATTTTGAGCCAAAGGAAGCAGTGCGCTATCTCAAATTTCAGTTGACATCTCTTTGTGGCATCTCCT CTATTCAATATCTCAAAATCATAGTTGGGATCACCAATGAAGAAGCCAAAGGTATTCGGAAGCGTGTG ATACTCAAACTTTTGGAGAGGGCCTCGATAGCATGGACGGAAGAAGATAATGGCAAAGCAACTGTGATAAAAGCAGATGAAATAGATCCAAGGAAACTGACTTTTGCTAAAAAATCAACTGTCTGA
- the LOC107804771 gene encoding choline transporter protein 1: protein MKMRGPLGAVIGRHPSSDGTTQTGDGIIKHNRKCRDVVFLVIFIAFWVAMIVNSSFGFNQGNPLRLTYGLDYKGNVCGDRHADPDLRELELRYWLNPNQVYESGSKDNQAKISNARTICLMDCPIPSEDSLNWVCDYPEGEVRMSVDDWIDRNYDYFADLTPDLRNTSLQLQGPCYPVIFPSVNVYWSCQLIARASNVSLRHWREMGGVNIVEDIAVDKSIHGLINSRSLVLKRYVADVGKSWGVLIVCGGILPVFLSVIWLLMIRHLVAAMPWITVVLFNALIISVTMFYYLKAGWIGNDSISPIIGEHDPYYHVSAREISHLHAAAVLMTAVMIISVLSSIAIVRRILMATSVLKVAAKVIGEVQALIIFPIIPYAILAIFYMFWFSAALHLFSSGRIVQNDCNTNCCAYDLKSKRVSCDRCCGYSIQYTSHIGVAILFHLFGCYWATQFFVASSATVIAGSVATYYWSRGGTLPEISFLPVFSSMKRLIRYSVGSVALGSLIVSFIESIRFLLEALRRKLKVANSAPESWVGRMVYNSSQGCLRCISWIIKSVNRNAYILIAITGKSFFKSSEIATDLIISNILRIGKVNVIGDVILFLGKLCVSLASALFAFLMLDTHKYKSGHNKISSPIFPVLVCWSLGYVVATLFFAVVEMSIDTIILSFCQDSEEHQGTAQYAPPLLIETLNDQNEMQRLTQ from the exons atgaAAATGAGAGGACCTTTAGGGGCAGTAATAGGGAGGCACCCTTCAAGCGATGGTACAACCCAAACAGGGGATGGTATAATCAAACACAACAGGAAATGTAGAGATGTTGTGTTTCTTGTTATCTTCATTGCTTTCTGGGTTGCTATGATTGTCAATTCCAGCTTTGGATTTAACCAGGGAAACCCATTGag GCTAACATATGGGCTGGACTATAAAGGCAATGTTTGTGGTGATAGACATGCCGATCCAGATCTTCGTGAATTGGAACTCAGATACTGGTTGAACCCTAATCAAGTTTATGAAAGTGGTTCaaaagataaccaggccaagatTTCTAATGCCAGGACCATTTGCTTAATGGACTGCCCTATCCCATCAGAAGATTCTCTAAATTGGGTGTGTGACTATCCGGAGGGCGAGGTTCGTATGTCAGTAGATGACTGGATCGATAGGAATTATGATTATTTTGCAGACCTTACTCCGGACCTAAGAAACACTTCTCTTCAGCTTCAAGGTCCTTGTTACCCTGTCATATTTCCAAGTGTTAATG TTTATTGGAGCTGCCAGCTTATTGCCCGTGCATCGAATGTGTCTTTGCGGCATTGGAGGGAGATGGGCGGTGTTAACATTGTTGAGGACATTGCAGTCGATAAATCCATCCATGGCTTAATTAACTCTCGATCGTTGGTCTTAAAG AGATATGTAGCTGATGTTGGTAAGTCATGGGGAGTGTTGAttgtttgtggagggattttgcCAGTGTTTCTATCAGTGATATGGCTTTTGATGATTCGTCACTTAGTGGCTGCAATGCCTTGGATAACTGTCGTCCTCTTTAATGCCCTTATTATTTCAGTCACAATGTTCTACTACTTGAAAG CTGGATGGATTGGCAATGACTCTATCTCCCCCATCATTGGTGAACATGATCCGTATTATCATGTGTCTGCAAGG GAAATAAGTCACCTCCATGCTGCTGCGGTTCTCATGACTGCTGTGATGATTATTTCGGTCTTGTCATCCATCGCCATAGTGCGACGTATCCTTATGGCTACTTCTGTCCTGAAG GTAGCTGCTAAGGTTATTGGAGAAGTACAAGCACTAATAATTTTCCCCATCATTCCATATGCTATCCTAGCAATCTTCTACATGTTTTGGTTTTCAGCTGCACTTCATCTTTTTAGTTCTGGACGAATTGTCCAGAATGATTGCAACACCAACTGCTGTGCGTATGATCTCAAATCAAAAAGAGTGAGCTGCGATCGTTGCTGTGGATACAGTATCCAGTATACTTCTCATATTGGTGTTGCAATTCTTTTCCACTTGTTTGGCTGCTATTGGGCCACACAGTTTTTCGTGGCAAGCTCTGCAACGGTTATTGCAGGCTCTGTTGCTACATACTATTGGTCTCGAGGCGGAACATTG CCAGAAATTTCATTTCTCCCAGTGTTCTCCTCTATGAAGCGGCTTATACGTTACAGCGTTGGATCTGTTGCTCTTGGTTCGCTGATTGTTTCTTTTATAGAGTCTATCAGGTTTCTACTTGAAGCACTCCGGCGTAAACTTAAAGTTGCTAATTCAGCACCAGAAAGTTGGGTTGGAAGAATGGTATATAATTCCTCACAAGGTTGCCTGCGGTGTATTAGTTGGATCATCAAATCTGTGAATCGTAATGCTTACATCTTG ATAGCTATAACAGGAAAGAGCTTTTTCAAGTCTTCTGAGATTGCAACTGATCTCATTATCAGCAACATCCTTCGGATCGGAAAGGTGAATGTCATTGGCGATGTTATTCTCTTTCTTGGGAAGCTGTGTGTCAGTCTTGCAAGTGCACTTTTTGCTTTTCTCATGTTGGATACTCACAAGTACAAGTCTGGACATAACAAGATCTCATCCCCAATATTCCCAGTGCTG GTCTGCTGGAGTCTTGGCTACGTTGTGGCAACTCTTTTCTTTGCCGTTGTGGAGATGTCAATTGATACCATAATACTTTCATTTTGCCAAGACTCAGAGGAGCACCAAGGAACCGCCCAATACGCCCCTCCTCTTCTTATTGAGACTTTGAATGACCAAAATGAGATGCAAAGACTTACACAATGA
- the LOC107804772 gene encoding putative nuclear RNA export factor SDE5 isoform X3: MKMEAPPTVLFTDDDRKNLEQLLDVFGRVVSLDDIAAAYCKAGRDPIIAGDILGDLQASTSITTTSASEEKIEDSLTLTSESEFEEVGDSVTLTSESASDIHAKRAGPSSSKQKKLSVSMGTVSSMIPRDYVTNRPLIPETSTRIKPLKLSVDDFFTSEIRDEKAPLGAAAMSETLPGSVEEFLFKMLGDRFSLDMSVIEDVVGQCGYDLNKSMDKLLDLSASTLGKRDDILDIGVQKSVESPDFASVASHETPSMQDPTSRSKAKNMTKNGFNLSKKEKDRYELQKEVLQTLFNVPARHDGVDDVIRHVREVEKSRRLSQFVVKPSQETVERQILIRTPQSDAKNGEENEESYEVLRKAVKEYWITMKEYYKAAAEAFQKGDQVKAHRFLEEGNFFMTKARETDEQSTQKLLENSYSKEIVTVDLHDFEPKEAVRYLKFQLTSLCGISSIQYLKIIVGITNEEAKDTQTFGEGLDSMDGRR, from the exons ATGAAGATGGAAGCACCTCCAACAGTTTTGTTTACTGATGATGATAGAAAGAACCTGGAGCAGTTGCTTGATGTCTTTGGACGTGTTGTCTCTCTTGATGACATTGCTGCAGCTTATTGTAAAGCAGGTCGGGATCCAATTATTGCAGGTGATATACTTGGAGATCTGCAAGCTAGCACCTCTATAACTACTACCTCTGCATCAGAAGAAAAAATAGAGGATTCTTTGACATTGACTTCTGAATCCGAATTTGAGGAAGTAGGAGATTCTGTGACATTAACTTCTGAATCTGCATCTGATATTCATGCCAAGAGAGCTGGTCCCAGTTCATCAAAGCAAAAAAAGTTATCAGTGTCTATGGGGACTGTCTCAAGCATGATCCCAAGAGACTATGTGACAAATAGGCCACTCATTCCAGAAACTTCTACGAGAATCAAGCCACTGAAATTAAGTGTGGATGATTTTTTTACCTCAGAGATAAGGGATGAGAAAGCTCCATTAGGTGCTGCCGCTATGAGTGAAACCCTGCCAGGCAGTGTTGAGGAGTTCCTCTTCAAAATGCTCGGAGATCGATTCTCTCTTGACATGAGTGTAATTGAAGATGTTGTGG GCCAGTGCGGCTATGATCTAAATAAG AGTATGGATAAGCTGCTAGATTTGTCAGCATCAACTTTGGGAAAGcgtgatgatattttagacataggtgtTCAGAAA TCCGTGGAGAGTCCAGATTTTGCATCAGTTGCATCGCATGAGACACCTTCAATGCAAGATCCAACCAGCCG TTCCAAAGCAAAGAATATGACTAAAAATGGGTTCAACTTATCTAAGAAGGAGAAGGACAGGTATGAGCTTCAGAAGGAAGTTCTACAGACATTGTTTAATGTGCCTGCAAGACATGATGGTGTGGATGACGTGATTCGTCATGTGAGGGAAGTTGAAAAGTCTAGGCGATTAAGCCAGTTTGTAGTGAAACCATCACAGGAGACTGTAGAACGCCAGATTCTTATCAGGACACCACAGAGTGATGCAAAAA ATGgtgaggagaatgaagaaagctACGAAGTTCTCCGAAAAGCTGTAAAGGAGTATTGGATTACAATGAAAGAGTACTATAAAGCA GCTGCTGAAGCATTTCAAAAAGGAGATCAGGTCAAGGCACACAGATTCCTGGAAGAG GGAAACTTTTTCATGACAAAGGCCCGAGAGACTGATGAACAATCCACTCAAAAGCTTCTTGAAAACAG TTACAGCAAAGAAATTGTGACTGTCGATCTTCACGATTTTGAGCCAAAGGAAGCAGTGCGCTATCTCAAATTTCAGTTGACATCTCTTTGTGGCATCTCCT CTATTCAATATCTCAAAATCATAGTTGGGATCACCAATGAAGAAGCCAAAG ATACTCAAACTTTTGGAGAGGGCCTCGATAGCATGGACGGAAGAAGATAA
- the LOC107804772 gene encoding putative nuclear RNA export factor SDE5 isoform X2 → MEAPPTVLFTDDDRKNLEQLLDVFGRVVSLDDIAAAYCKAGRDPIIAGDILGDLQASTSITTTSASEEKIEDSLTLTSESEFEEVGDSVTLTSESASDIHAKRAGPSSSKQKKLSVSMGTVSSMIPRDYVTNRPLIPETSTRIKPLKLSVDDFFTSEIRDEKAPLGAAAMSETLPGSVEEFLFKMLGDRFSLDMSVIEDVVGQCGYDLNKSMDKLLDLSASTLGKRDDILDIGVQKSVESPDFASVASHETPSMQDPTSRSKAKNMTKNGFNLSKKEKDRYELQKEVLQTLFNVPARHDGVDDVIRHVREVEKSRRLSQFVVKPSQETVERQILIRTPQSDAKNGEENEESYEVLRKAVKEYWITMKEYYKAAAEAFQKGDQVKAHRFLEEGNFFMTKARETDEQSTQKLLENSYSKEIVTVDLHDFEPKEAVRYLKFQLTSLCGISSIQYLKIIVGITNEEAKGIRKRVILKLLERASIAWTEEDNGKATVIKADEIDPRKLTFAKKSTV, encoded by the exons ATGGAAGCACCTCCAACAGTTTTGTTTACTGATGATGATAGAAAGAACCTGGAGCAGTTGCTTGATGTCTTTGGACGTGTTGTCTCTCTTGATGACATTGCTGCAGCTTATTGTAAAGCAGGTCGGGATCCAATTATTGCAGGTGATATACTTGGAGATCTGCAAGCTAGCACCTCTATAACTACTACCTCTGCATCAGAAGAAAAAATAGAGGATTCTTTGACATTGACTTCTGAATCCGAATTTGAGGAAGTAGGAGATTCTGTGACATTAACTTCTGAATCTGCATCTGATATTCATGCCAAGAGAGCTGGTCCCAGTTCATCAAAGCAAAAAAAGTTATCAGTGTCTATGGGGACTGTCTCAAGCATGATCCCAAGAGACTATGTGACAAATAGGCCACTCATTCCAGAAACTTCTACGAGAATCAAGCCACTGAAATTAAGTGTGGATGATTTTTTTACCTCAGAGATAAGGGATGAGAAAGCTCCATTAGGTGCTGCCGCTATGAGTGAAACCCTGCCAGGCAGTGTTGAGGAGTTCCTCTTCAAAATGCTCGGAGATCGATTCTCTCTTGACATGAGTGTAATTGAAGATGTTGTGG GCCAGTGCGGCTATGATCTAAATAAG AGTATGGATAAGCTGCTAGATTTGTCAGCATCAACTTTGGGAAAGcgtgatgatattttagacataggtgtTCAGAAA TCCGTGGAGAGTCCAGATTTTGCATCAGTTGCATCGCATGAGACACCTTCAATGCAAGATCCAACCAGCCG TTCCAAAGCAAAGAATATGACTAAAAATGGGTTCAACTTATCTAAGAAGGAGAAGGACAGGTATGAGCTTCAGAAGGAAGTTCTACAGACATTGTTTAATGTGCCTGCAAGACATGATGGTGTGGATGACGTGATTCGTCATGTGAGGGAAGTTGAAAAGTCTAGGCGATTAAGCCAGTTTGTAGTGAAACCATCACAGGAGACTGTAGAACGCCAGATTCTTATCAGGACACCACAGAGTGATGCAAAAA ATGgtgaggagaatgaagaaagctACGAAGTTCTCCGAAAAGCTGTAAAGGAGTATTGGATTACAATGAAAGAGTACTATAAAGCA GCTGCTGAAGCATTTCAAAAAGGAGATCAGGTCAAGGCACACAGATTCCTGGAAGAG GGAAACTTTTTCATGACAAAGGCCCGAGAGACTGATGAACAATCCACTCAAAAGCTTCTTGAAAACAG TTACAGCAAAGAAATTGTGACTGTCGATCTTCACGATTTTGAGCCAAAGGAAGCAGTGCGCTATCTCAAATTTCAGTTGACATCTCTTTGTGGCATCTCCT CTATTCAATATCTCAAAATCATAGTTGGGATCACCAATGAAGAAGCCAAAGGTATTCGGAAGCGTGTG ATACTCAAACTTTTGGAGAGGGCCTCGATAGCATGGACGGAAGAAGATAATGGCAAAGCAACTGTGATAAAAGCAGATGAAATAGATCCAAGGAAACTGACTTTTGCTAAAAAATCAACTGTCTGA